In Kiritimatiellia bacterium, a genomic segment contains:
- a CDS encoding DUF3108 domain-containing protein: MAASTRAKYRFLIVALLIAQLGAAREEKSDRPELWFPVGERLTYKVYWGIFPVAETKVTNHLFEEEDGEEKRILLAIQVVTKSYALLDTIYPVDDFIESVVDPVTFKPLRFTKRLSEGRYRLNEVTLFNHNDRIAHWKHLVKNDTKDFAIEDDTRDLMSFMYFMRSQKFAPNTNYHYRVMADEKLYDLFVHTKNIVQLNLSKFGPAKCLYIEPEAKFQGLFVRTGTLQVWISRDARCLCAKAVAKAPIIGSVKLLLDKVEGPGNDSWVKNGRASAAGGRKSGGTQHAD, encoded by the coding sequence ATGGCCGCATCAACCCGCGCAAAATACCGCTTCCTCATCGTCGCCCTTTTGATTGCGCAGCTCGGCGCGGCGCGCGAAGAAAAGAGCGACCGGCCGGAGCTCTGGTTCCCGGTTGGAGAGCGGTTGACTTACAAGGTTTATTGGGGTATTTTCCCGGTGGCGGAAACAAAGGTGACCAACCACCTGTTTGAAGAAGAGGATGGCGAGGAAAAACGGATTTTATTGGCCATCCAGGTTGTCACCAAAAGTTACGCGCTCCTGGACACTATCTATCCCGTGGACGATTTTATTGAGAGCGTGGTTGATCCGGTTACCTTCAAGCCGCTGCGCTTCACGAAGCGCTTAAGCGAGGGCCGTTACCGCCTGAATGAAGTTACCTTGTTCAACCACAATGACCGCATTGCCCATTGGAAACACCTTGTGAAAAACGACACGAAAGATTTCGCGATTGAAGACGATACGCGCGACCTGATGAGCTTCATGTACTTCATGCGCTCGCAGAAGTTCGCGCCGAACACAAACTATCATTACCGGGTGATGGCCGATGAAAAACTTTACGACCTTTTCGTCCACACCAAAAACATCGTGCAATTAAACCTTTCAAAATTCGGCCCCGCGAAATGCCTTTACATTGAGCCCGAGGCGAAATTCCAGGGGTTGTTTGTGCGCACCGGCACCTTGCAGGTCTGGATTTCGCGCGATGCGCGCTGCCTCTGCGCGAAGGCCGTCGCCAAGGCGCCCATCATCGGGTCCGTCAAGCTGCTGCTGGACAAGGTGGAAGGCCCGGGAAACGACTCCTGGGTCAAAAACGGCCGGGCATCCGCCGCCGGAGGACGAAAAAGCGGAGGAACGCAACATGCGGATTAG
- a CDS encoding YggS family pyridoxal phosphate-dependent enzyme: MIKNNFASFAERLNMVRTRIAAASEKDGRAPDAVRLLAASKAQPPESIRQAAECGLVMFGENRIQEASQKIPLCPGQLEWHLIGHLQSNKVRVAVSLFRMIHSVDSQKLLAAVEDAAEAAGRQIPVCLEVNVSGEGAKFGFAPEMVPETLLFAERLKRVEIKGLMTIPPAVKDPELVRPFFKKLRTLRDQWRDQTGFALDELSMGMSHDFEIAVEEGATIVRLGTILFGQRKNNQTAGKIEGAE; the protein is encoded by the coding sequence ATGATAAAAAATAACTTTGCGTCCTTTGCGGAACGTTTAAATATGGTCAGAACAAGGATTGCCGCGGCATCCGAAAAGGACGGCCGCGCCCCGGACGCGGTGCGCTTGCTGGCCGCCTCAAAGGCCCAGCCCCCGGAAAGCATCCGCCAGGCCGCGGAATGCGGCCTGGTCATGTTCGGTGAAAACCGCATCCAGGAAGCCTCGCAGAAAATCCCCCTGTGTCCCGGACAACTGGAATGGCATCTGATCGGGCACTTGCAAAGCAACAAGGTCCGGGTTGCGGTCAGTTTATTCCGGATGATCCATTCGGTTGATTCGCAAAAACTGCTGGCGGCCGTTGAGGACGCGGCTGAGGCGGCCGGCCGCCAGATTCCCGTCTGCCTTGAAGTCAACGTGTCCGGCGAAGGCGCCAAATTCGGGTTCGCGCCGGAAATGGTGCCGGAAACGCTGCTTTTTGCCGAACGCCTCAAGCGCGTGGAAATAAAAGGATTAATGACCATCCCGCCCGCGGTCAAGGATCCGGAACTTGTCAGGCCATTTTTCAAAAAACTGCGGACATTGCGGGACCAGTGGCGGGATCAGACCGGCTTCGCGCTGGATGAGCTTTCCATGGGAATGTCGCACGATTTTGAAATTGCGGTTGAAGAAGGCGCGACCATCGTCCGCCTTGGAACCATCCTTTTCGGACAACGGAAAAACAATCAGACCGCCGGAAAGATTGAAGGAGCAGAATGA
- the recR gene encoding recombination mediator RecR gives MKTIASMDRLIACLAKLPGTGRRSAERMAFELAARHDNLLPELAAAMQEVAQKTIVCSRCGGITVIEENPCFFCTNETRDSSVLCVVETAMDLLLVEKSGSFAGRYHVLGGKVSPMRGKGPDHLKIDVLRRRIAEEQIQEVILALNSDVESDATAAMIGDLLQDKHIRVSRPAMGVPAGSGIAYIDRLTLNNAIENRQILHAGQTSHDKK, from the coding sequence ATGAAAACGATTGCGTCCATGGATCGTCTGATTGCCTGCCTTGCAAAGTTACCCGGGACCGGAAGACGCTCGGCCGAGCGCATGGCTTTTGAACTCGCCGCGCGCCACGACAACCTCCTGCCGGAACTGGCGGCGGCCATGCAGGAGGTTGCGCAAAAAACAATTGTGTGTTCGCGGTGCGGCGGAATAACCGTCATAGAAGAGAACCCCTGCTTCTTCTGCACGAACGAAACGCGGGACTCCTCCGTTTTATGCGTGGTGGAAACGGCCATGGACCTGCTGCTCGTGGAAAAATCCGGCTCATTTGCCGGCCGCTACCATGTGCTGGGAGGAAAAGTTTCGCCGATGCGCGGCAAAGGCCCCGATCATCTTAAAATTGATGTTTTGCGCCGGCGGATCGCGGAGGAGCAAATTCAGGAAGTCATCCTGGCGCTCAATTCCGACGTTGAAAGCGACGCCACCGCCGCTATGATCGGCGATTTGCTGCAAGACAAACACATCCGCGTCTCGCGTCCGGCCATGGGTGTGCCGGCCGGCAGCGGAATAGCCTATATTGACCGCCTGACCCTGAACAATGCCATTGAAAACCGGCAGATTCTTCACGCGGGCCAAACGAGCCATGATAAAAAATAA
- a CDS encoding YbaB/EbfC family nucleoid-associated protein: MTNMFKMMKDAVLAQKNLKKIQNELRQKTVEAASAGGKVRVTVAGDASIVSIKIDPAVIDARRAGELERMVLEAVNNALEKAKEMSAEHMKGLVADMGLPNIPGL, from the coding sequence ATGACCAACATGTTTAAAATGATGAAAGACGCCGTCCTGGCTCAGAAAAACCTCAAAAAGATTCAAAACGAATTAAGACAGAAAACGGTGGAGGCCGCCAGCGCCGGCGGCAAGGTGCGCGTGACGGTCGCCGGCGACGCTTCCATCGTAAGCATAAAGATTGACCCGGCCGTCATTGACGCCAGGCGGGCCGGCGAACTTGAGCGGATGGTGCTGGAAGCGGTCAACAATGCCCTTGAAAAGGCGAAAGAAATGAGCGCCGAACACATGAAGGGGCTGGTGGCCGACATGGGCCTGCCCAATATCCCCGGCCTGTAA
- the proC gene encoding pyrroline-5-carboxylate reductase yields the protein MKSEITSRKSPTKIVFIGAGNMAEAMARGILASNIYRPGDMLAADIDKSRLAFFRRKLGIKGLADNKKAAATAEIIVLAVKPQQAPQVLDDLRGNLQGNPLLISIVTGFSVKKIADALAMPPRIIRVVPNTPALAGTGASAYCRGRAATARDEKLAARILNSIGVAVRLDEPLMNAATALSGSGPAYTLYLIEALLEAGRQMGLPDGAARLLTIATVGGTACLQVKTGLPAEELRRRVTSRGGTTAAAVKILDRAGTRRTIIAAVKAAHRRAQELS from the coding sequence ATGAAATCAGAAATAACAAGCCGCAAGTCGCCGACAAAAATAGTTTTCATCGGCGCGGGCAACATGGCCGAAGCCATGGCGCGCGGCATTCTCGCAAGCAACATCTATCGTCCCGGCGACATGCTGGCGGCCGACATTGACAAAAGCCGCCTGGCGTTTTTCCGCCGCAAACTCGGAATCAAGGGGCTTGCCGACAACAAAAAAGCGGCGGCGACGGCTGAAATCATTGTGCTGGCCGTCAAACCACAGCAAGCGCCGCAGGTCCTGGACGATCTCCGGGGAAATCTGCAAGGCAACCCCCTGTTGATCAGCATTGTAACCGGTTTTTCCGTGAAAAAGATCGCGGACGCCCTCGCGATGCCGCCGCGAATCATCCGGGTGGTGCCCAATACGCCGGCCCTGGCCGGAACTGGCGCCAGCGCTTACTGTCGTGGACGGGCGGCAACCGCCCGCGATGAAAAGCTGGCCGCGAGGATTCTGAATTCAATCGGGGTTGCGGTCCGGCTTGACGAGCCGCTGATGAACGCCGCTACCGCCTTGAGCGGTTCGGGGCCCGCCTACACGCTTTATTTGATAGAGGCTCTCCTGGAAGCCGGACGCCAAATGGGCCTGCCGGACGGCGCGGCGCGTCTCCTGACCATTGCGACGGTCGGCGGAACGGCATGTCTGCAGGTGAAAACCGGCCTGCCGGCGGAGGAACTGCGCCGGCGGGTTACCTCGCGCGGGGGAACCACCGCCGCCGCCGTAAAAATCCTTGACAGAGCCGGGACGCGGCGGACCATTATCGCCGCGGTCAAGGCGGCCCATCGGCGCGCACAGGAGTTGTCATAA